The Phacochoerus africanus isolate WHEZ1 chromosome X, ROS_Pafr_v1, whole genome shotgun sequence genome has a segment encoding these proteins:
- the PRRG3 gene encoding transmembrane gamma-carboxyglutamic acid protein 3 isoform X1 yields MAVFLEAKNAHSVLKRFPRANEFLEELRQGTIERECMEEICSYEEVKEVFEDKEKTMEFWKGYPNAVYSVRDPAQSSDAMYVVVPLLGVALLIVIALFIIWRCQLQKATRHHPSYAQNRYLASRAGHSLPRVMVYRGTVHSQGESSGHREAGSHPQVVLGPSRGGRTTVRLESTLYLPELSLSRLSSATPPPSYEEVTAPQESSSEEASVSYSDPPPKYEEIVAANPGSDK; encoded by the exons ATGGCAG TGTTTCTGGAGGCCAAGAACGCCCATTCGGTCCTGAAGCGGTTCCCCCGTGCTAACGAGTTCCTGGAGGAGCTGCGCCAGGGCACCATCGAGCGGGAGTGCATGGAGGAGATCTGCAGCTACGAGGAGGTCAAGGAGGTGTTTGAGGACAAGGAGAAAACG ATGGAGTTCTGGAAGGGGTACCCGAACGCCGTCTACTCCGTCCGAGACCCTGCGCAGAGCTCAGACGCCATGTACGTGGTGGTGCCCCTTCTGGGCGTGGCCTTGCTGATTGTCATCGCCTTGTTCATCATTTGGAGGTGCCAGCTGCAGAAAGCCACCCGTCATCACCCGTCGTACGCTCAGAACCGGTACCTAGCGAGTCGCGCGGGGCACAGCCTCCCCCGGGTCATGGTCTACCGGGGCACTGTGCACAGCCAGGGCGAGTCCTCCGGGCACCGGGAGGCAGGGAGCCACCCGCAGGTGGTGCTGGGGCCCAGTCGCGGAGGTAGGACCACGGTCCGCCTCGAGAGCACCCTCTACCTCCCCGAGCTCTCCCTCTCCAGACTGTCCAGCGCCACCCCGCCCCCGTCCTACGAGGAGGTGACTGCTCCCCAGGAGAGCAGCAGCGAGGAGGCGAGCGTCTCTTACAGCGACCCGCCCCCCAAGTACGAAGAGATAGTGGCCGCCAACCCCGGCTCCGACAAGTAG
- the PRRG3 gene encoding transmembrane gamma-carboxyglutamic acid protein 3 isoform X2, which produces MEEICSYEEVKEVFEDKEKTMEFWKGYPNAVYSVRDPAQSSDAMYVVVPLLGVALLIVIALFIIWRCQLQKATRHHPSYAQNRYLASRAGHSLPRVMVYRGTVHSQGESSGHREAGSHPQVVLGPSRGGRTTVRLESTLYLPELSLSRLSSATPPPSYEEVTAPQESSSEEASVSYSDPPPKYEEIVAANPGSDK; this is translated from the exons ATGGAGGAGATCTGCAGCTACGAGGAGGTCAAGGAGGTGTTTGAGGACAAGGAGAAAACG ATGGAGTTCTGGAAGGGGTACCCGAACGCCGTCTACTCCGTCCGAGACCCTGCGCAGAGCTCAGACGCCATGTACGTGGTGGTGCCCCTTCTGGGCGTGGCCTTGCTGATTGTCATCGCCTTGTTCATCATTTGGAGGTGCCAGCTGCAGAAAGCCACCCGTCATCACCCGTCGTACGCTCAGAACCGGTACCTAGCGAGTCGCGCGGGGCACAGCCTCCCCCGGGTCATGGTCTACCGGGGCACTGTGCACAGCCAGGGCGAGTCCTCCGGGCACCGGGAGGCAGGGAGCCACCCGCAGGTGGTGCTGGGGCCCAGTCGCGGAGGTAGGACCACGGTCCGCCTCGAGAGCACCCTCTACCTCCCCGAGCTCTCCCTCTCCAGACTGTCCAGCGCCACCCCGCCCCCGTCCTACGAGGAGGTGACTGCTCCCCAGGAGAGCAGCAGCGAGGAGGCGAGCGTCTCTTACAGCGACCCGCCCCCCAAGTACGAAGAGATAGTGGCCGCCAACCCCGGCTCCGACAAGTAG